A segment of the Candidatus Marinarcus aquaticus genome:
TGCTGATATTTTGATCGATGTCTTTGATTAAAGAACCATCAATTTTTAAAATATCAATATCCAGGCTAATTAAGTGCGCAAAATTGGAGTAACCCGTACCAAAGTCATCAATGGCAATTTCTATACCATGCCCTTTGAGCTTTTCAACAATATCAATTACTTTATTGTAGTTATCAATTCCTTCAGATTCTAATATTTCAATAATTATGCGATTGAATAAATGGTGCTGTTGTACTTCTTTGATAAGAAAATCGATGGTCTGTTCATCCACAATGTCTTCAATAGAGAGATTAATACTGAACTTCTCTTTGCGTTGTGAAAAGACTTCACACGCTTTTTGAATGACCACTTTGGTGATGTCGTTATAAAGACGTGAACGTTTGGCTACTTCTAAAAAGTAAAAGGGAGAAATGACACTTCCATCACGTTCGATGTATCGAACCAAACACTCAAATTTTACTGTCTCTTGTGTAATGGTGGAGACTAATGGTTGAAAGTAGATATCAATACGGTCTTCATTTAATGCATCTTTGATTTTTTTTGTCCATTCAAAGTTGTATTCATATGCTTTTTGTTGGTTTTTATCTTGTGAATACAAAGAGTAGAGTTTGTGCTCTTTTCTGGCATCTGAAAGTGCCGATTCAGCCATACCTATGAGCATGTTGTTATTGATATCTTGTGTGTTGGTCACAATTCCATAGGTAATATCAATATCAAAGCTGATATTATTCTCTTCAAAGGGCATGAGTTTTATATCTTGTTCCAGTTGATTGATGGTCTCAATAAGTTTCTCACTGCTTTGGTTGTGACTTAAAAGGATAAATTCATCAGCAGAGATACGATAACACGAACACTCTCTTTGTAAAGAGAGGTATTTGAGTTTTTGTGCAATAAATATCAGAATTTTATCTCCAAAATCAAGTCCAAAGAGGTTATTGGTTTCATGAAATTTTTCAATATCTAACAAAATGATGGATGCACTTTGAAACTCTTTAAGGTCTTGTGATAGTTTGATTCGATTTGGTATGCCTGTGAGTCTGTCGGTGACGATCTCTTTTTGTAAATCACGCTTGTTATTAACCAGTTCAGTGACGTTGTTTTTAATGGAGATAAACTCTTCAATGTTATTGTTTTCATCTAAAATAGGAGCAATGGTGGTCTCTATATAAAAAGCATCCCCATATTTGGTTTTACTTTTAATGGTGCCATGCCATGTCTGTTTATTTAAAATGGTTGTCCACATACGTTTGAAAAATGAAGCAGGCATATCTTCATGACGTACAATATTGTGAGGACTACCTATGAGCTCTTCTTGTGTATAACCACACAGCTTACAAAAACGATCATTGGCATAGGTGATAGTGCCTTTAATATCGGTTTTAGTGATGTGATTGCTTTTATCAACGACTTCCTTATATTCATTGAGCAGTTTATTTTTTGCATGGTACGCTTTTTCGATGGTAAGATTTTTCTCTATTTCTTTGAGTTGATATAACAGTTCATCAATATCAATGGGTTTGACCAAAAAATTTTCAACTTTGAGTTTTATGGCTTTTTGAAAATAAGCAGGTTCACTGAATGCTGAAGCGACAATCACTTTGATAGGCAGATTGAGTTTTCGAATCTCTTCCACCATTTCAAGACCACTCATTTCAGCCATTTTGATGTCGGTTAAAATGATATCGGGCATTATCTCTGGAATTTTTCTAAGCGTCTCTTTTGCACTTGAAAATGCATAAACCACTTCAACTTCTCTTTTAAGAATTTTCTCCAGTTTTTCACGTAAGAATGTTTCATCCTCTACGAGTGCTAATGTTAGATGAACCATATTGATTAACCTTCAGTTTAATTCATAATTATTCATTCTAACCAAAAAAGCTGACTTTGACAATAAAGCATAAGGTTAATTTTGATTTTATATTGATGTGTAAAGATAGTATGGTTATAGTGGGGCAAAAAAGAGGTTTTTATGTTTACAAGCATACCAGAGTATCATGCTGCGACCAAACACTCTTATTACTCTGTACGAAGCATGCCCAATCGATTAGATTGGGACAATCAGCCTTGGGCTTTTAAAAGTTATCCTGAAAATTATTTGGGCATACCTTTAAATTTAAAGTTAGAATCACATGCTTTTTTATACTATATTGCGAGCATTGATGCTAAAAAGAGTTATCCTGGGGTAGAGTATTATTTACGAATTAACCCAAGTGCAGGGGCTCTTTACCCCAATGAAATCTATTTTCAAAGCAGAAATAATGAAGGCATTGATGATGGGATTTATCATTTGAATATTGCTCAAAATGCCATCACGTTACTTAAACCCATCAAAGAGGAGGGCATTGAGCCTTTTTTACATTTGAACAAACAAATTGAGGGTTTTATCTTTTTGAATTCAGCTTTATATTACCGAAGTGCTTGGAAGTATAAAAACAGAGCATTTCGATATTGTTTATTGGATTCGGGACATCTTTTAGGCTGCATTGAAAACAGCTGTTATGTACACGAAAAAGAGTATGAGCTTGTTTATGATTTTGAAAAAAAGAGGTTGAATACCATGTTTGGTTTTTCAAAAGAGGAGTTTTTCTTGTCTGCATGTGTGGTTGGAAAAACAACTCAAAATTCTGTATTGCAACTTCAAATGAATTTAGAAAACATCGATGGTACAGGTGTATTTGAAAGAAATGAGATGATTGAAACAGCGTATCAAAATAGTTGTGAAGTAAGTTATAAAATACCTCAATATTTAAAACCACAATTTCATTACCAAAAAGAGATGTTTAAAGAGGTGATGTTAAAACGAAGGAGCATACGTGGGTTTGAAAAACGAGCCATTTTAAAAGAGCAACTGCACACTTTGCTTTCTCTTTTAAATCAACCCATCACTTCCGATTGCGATGAACAAATTGATATTTATTATGTCATCAATCGAGTTAAAGGGATGCCTTTGGGTTTATATAAAAATGGCGAACTGGTCATTCAAGGGGATTTCGCTTCAAAAGCAGGTTATTTGTGTTTAGAACAAGAGTTGGGTGCACACAGTGCGGTGACCTTTTTTTTGACCAGCACTTCCAAAAATTATCAAGCGATGTATCAAAAAGCAGGTATTATTGGTCATCGACTCTATTTAGGCAGTAATTATATGCACATAGGGTGCAGTGGTATTGGGGCTTATTACGATGATGAAGTGTGTGAGTTTATAAATGAGAATACACAAGTGCTTTATGCACTTGCAATTGGTCATTAGATGACTTTACCATCATCAATGACAATTTGATTTCGTCCACCATTTTTAGCATCATACAACAGTTCATCGGCTTTTTTGACGGCACTTTCATAGTCGTTGTAACTGCTTCTTAACGCCACTCCTGCACTAAAAGAGATATGAATACGTTGATCTTTATAGATAAATTTGTTGTCTGCAACGATGGTTTTGATTCGTTTTAAATACCCTAAGAGTTCTCGTTTGAGTTTATAGTGTACGATGGCAACAAACTCTTCTCCACCGTATCGACACACTACATCAAGTTCTCTGGTCTGTTTGAGCAGAATTTGAGCAAAAGTTTTAAGTACAGTATCACCTGCATCGTGCCCATAAGTGTCATTGATTTTTTTGAAGTAGTCAATATCAAAGAAAACAACGGCATACTCAATGGTATTTCTTTCATAATTACTCTCTATTTTTTTAATCTCTTTTTCATAGGAGCGTCGCGTTAGAAGGCCTGTTAAGTGATCTGTTGCACTCTCTTTTTGTGCGGTTTCAAGTTCTGCTTCAAGTGTTTTAATACGATCTTCTAAACTGCACACATTGTTTTGATCTTTGGCCAAGTTTTTATTGACTTGTGACATCTCATTTTCAATGTCTTCAACGGCATTGACCAAACGACTTTGTAAATCGGATAAATCTTTGGGATTGCTTTTTGATATGTCGATGGCTTGAATTTGTGCTTTAATACCTGAAACATTTTCACTTCCAGAGGTATTGTTGGTGATGGCATCATTGAGGTATTTTCCCATAAGTGTTACGAGTTTTGCAATGTCTTCGGTTTTTTGTTTGACAAACGCTTTATCCGCATGAAAACGTTCAGTAATAAAGTCTTGCATCTCTTTTTGAATGTCTTCTTCAAAAATCAAAGCAGGAGAGTTGCCAATTTTAATGTTAAATTTTGCCAGTTTTTCATCCAGTTGCAGACTGATTGATGGAATAAGTGAATTAGATAACATCTCACTTAATGAACTGACATTTTTAACCGCAATTCGTTCAAGTAAAATAGGAATAAGGTCTTCTGGAGTTTGAATTTTTCGGTTTTCAACCTCTTTAAGCTCCTCTTCGTTGAGCTTTTGAATAAACT
Coding sequences within it:
- a CDS encoding EAL domain-containing protein, producing MVHLTLALVEDETFLREKLEKILKREVEVVYAFSSAKETLRKIPEIMPDIILTDIKMAEMSGLEMVEEIRKLNLPIKVIVASAFSEPAYFQKAIKLKVENFLVKPIDIDELLYQLKEIEKNLTIEKAYHAKNKLLNEYKEVVDKSNHITKTDIKGTITYANDRFCKLCGYTQEELIGSPHNIVRHEDMPASFFKRMWTTILNKQTWHGTIKSKTKYGDAFYIETTIAPILDENNNIEEFISIKNNVTELVNNKRDLQKEIVTDRLTGIPNRIKLSQDLKEFQSASIILLDIEKFHETNNLFGLDFGDKILIFIAQKLKYLSLQRECSCYRISADEFILLSHNQSSEKLIETINQLEQDIKLMPFEENNISFDIDITYGIVTNTQDINNNMLIGMAESALSDARKEHKLYSLYSQDKNQQKAYEYNFEWTKKIKDALNEDRIDIYFQPLVSTITQETVKFECLVRYIERDGSVISPFYFLEVAKRSRLYNDITKVVIQKACEVFSQRKEKFSINLSIEDIVDEQTIDFLIKEVQQHHLFNRIIIEILESEGIDNYNKVIDIVEKLKGHGIEIAIDDFGTGYSNFAHLISLDIDILKIDGSLIKDIDQNISSRSIVKSILSFTKELNIKTVAEFVNSQEVFDVIQELGVDLAQGYYFSEPISKEKLEELS
- a CDS encoding diguanylate cyclase → MSKEIAKVVKQTFLNLKEKNILATPAQYNKEFCLVAKEFDVPVKDCKKFKEFIQKLNEEELKEVENRKIQTPEDLIPILLERIAVKNVSSLSEMLSNSLIPSISLQLDEKLAKFNIKIGNSPALIFEEDIQKEMQDFITERFHADKAFVKQKTEDIAKLVTLMGKYLNDAITNNTSGSENVSGIKAQIQAIDISKSNPKDLSDLQSRLVNAVEDIENEMSQVNKNLAKDQNNVCSLEDRIKTLEAELETAQKESATDHLTGLLTRRSYEKEIKKIESNYERNTIEYAVVFFDIDYFKKINDTYGHDAGDTVLKTFAQILLKQTRELDVVCRYGGEEFVAIVHYKLKRELLGYLKRIKTIVADNKFIYKDQRIHISFSAGVALRSSYNDYESAVKKADELLYDAKNGGRNQIVIDDGKVI
- a CDS encoding nitroreductase family protein — encoded protein: MFTSIPEYHAATKHSYYSVRSMPNRLDWDNQPWAFKSYPENYLGIPLNLKLESHAFLYYIASIDAKKSYPGVEYYLRINPSAGALYPNEIYFQSRNNEGIDDGIYHLNIAQNAITLLKPIKEEGIEPFLHLNKQIEGFIFLNSALYYRSAWKYKNRAFRYCLLDSGHLLGCIENSCYVHEKEYELVYDFEKKRLNTMFGFSKEEFFLSACVVGKTTQNSVLQLQMNLENIDGTGVFERNEMIETAYQNSCEVSYKIPQYLKPQFHYQKEMFKEVMLKRRSIRGFEKRAILKEQLHTLLSLLNQPITSDCDEQIDIYYVINRVKGMPLGLYKNGELVIQGDFASKAGYLCLEQELGAHSAVTFFLTSTSKNYQAMYQKAGIIGHRLYLGSNYMHIGCSGIGAYYDDEVCEFINENTQVLYALAIGH